A genome region from Streptomyces sp. S4.7 includes the following:
- a CDS encoding excinuclease ABC subunit UvrA translates to MTTSAHNAETIGVVGARTNNLRDVTVSIPKGRVVAFTGVSGSGKTSLAIDTIHSEAQLRYLEGLSPFIRQYITQRNRPKVDRVLGLGATLAVDQRRLNRNPRSTVATITGIDGHLGLLYSRLPGVGPDAVPGDGHLTTAHFDRHTPEGSCSDCHGVGGRWQAREELIITHPELPLFEGASPWYAKWRSGEHAFIPALAEKRGVDLARPWQSLPEAFRHNVLYGTGDERIEATVDMPNKNETSSWTYTSSEPLRGALAEVERVFANAATPTAKERYLPYMRKMPCATCGGTGYDDIARSVRLGGLAYPELLEVDVREVRAWGDRVTDGLGTGQRVVGEPLLQDLARRLRVLDRLGLAHLQLSRGAATLSGGELQRTRLAAQLSTELSDIIFVLDEPGTGLHPADKAHLLDIALELRAAGNTVLLVEHDPELIARADWVIDMGPGAGRLGGEVLVSGTPSEVAAHPRSLTGHYLAGKGPRLRRAPRPVGDRTKWVELHGLSAHNVTADLVRFPVGRLTCLTGVSGSGKSSLLGALGAGMEAALNGTAADTVRRVTGGEGFNWVAVVDQEPIGRTPRSNPATYSKAFDIVRKLFAETDEARKRGIKSSWFSFNTANGGRCETCTGYGRKLVNMHFLPDVWVVCDACEGRRYTQEALEITYEGLTIDGVLDLTVAEAVERLTEQKQLAETLEALDRVGLGYLQLGQNATELSGGEAQRLKLASAIQRGAAGRKAGLVVLDEPVSGLHPSDIQRMVDAFDLLLDSGNTVVVAEHDIPVAASADWVIDLGPGAGPDGGAVVAAGTPEQVAAADTPTAGFFRRYAAGLPLLGESGDRSGN, encoded by the coding sequence ATGACAACTTCTGCGCACAACGCCGAAACCATCGGGGTGGTGGGGGCGCGCACCAACAACCTCCGCGATGTCACCGTGAGCATTCCGAAGGGACGGGTGGTCGCCTTCACCGGGGTCAGCGGCAGCGGCAAGACCTCGTTAGCGATCGACACCATTCACAGCGAGGCACAACTCCGTTATCTGGAGGGGCTGTCGCCGTTCATCCGGCAGTACATCACCCAGCGCAACCGCCCCAAGGTGGACCGGGTCCTCGGCCTCGGCGCGACCCTCGCCGTCGATCAGCGCCGGCTCAACCGCAACCCCCGGTCCACCGTCGCCACCATCACCGGCATCGACGGCCACCTCGGACTGCTGTACTCCCGGCTGCCCGGCGTCGGCCCCGACGCGGTCCCCGGCGACGGCCACCTCACCACGGCCCACTTCGACCGGCACACTCCCGAGGGAAGCTGCTCCGACTGCCACGGCGTCGGCGGGCGCTGGCAGGCACGGGAAGAACTGATCATCACCCACCCGGAGTTGCCCCTCTTCGAAGGGGCCTCGCCCTGGTACGCGAAGTGGCGGTCCGGCGAACACGCCTTCATTCCCGCCCTGGCGGAGAAGCGCGGCGTGGACCTCGCCCGCCCCTGGCAGTCGCTGCCCGAGGCCTTCCGTCACAACGTGCTGTACGGCACGGGTGACGAGAGGATCGAGGCCACCGTCGACATGCCGAACAAGAACGAGACGTCCTCCTGGACGTACACCTCCAGCGAGCCGCTGCGCGGAGCGCTCGCCGAGGTGGAGAGGGTCTTCGCGAACGCCGCGACGCCCACCGCCAAGGAGCGCTACCTGCCGTACATGCGCAAGATGCCCTGCGCCACCTGCGGCGGCACCGGATACGACGACATCGCCCGGTCGGTACGGCTCGGCGGGCTCGCCTACCCCGAACTGCTGGAGGTCGACGTACGCGAGGTGCGCGCCTGGGGGGACCGGGTCACCGACGGACTCGGCACCGGACAGCGCGTGGTGGGCGAGCCGCTGCTCCAGGACCTGGCCCGCCGGCTCCGGGTGCTGGACCGGCTGGGCCTGGCCCATCTCCAGCTGTCCCGCGGCGCGGCCACCCTGTCCGGCGGCGAACTCCAGCGCACCCGGCTCGCGGCGCAGCTCAGCACCGAACTCAGCGACATCATCTTCGTCCTGGACGAGCCGGGCACCGGCCTCCACCCGGCGGACAAGGCTCATCTGCTCGACATCGCGCTGGAACTGCGGGCCGCCGGGAACACCGTGCTGCTGGTCGAGCACGACCCCGAACTGATCGCGCGGGCCGACTGGGTGATCGACATGGGACCGGGCGCCGGGCGGCTCGGCGGCGAGGTGCTCGTCTCCGGGACACCCTCGGAGGTCGCCGCGCACCCGCGCTCGCTGACCGGCCACTACCTCGCGGGGAAGGGGCCGCGGCTGCGCCGTGCCCCCCGGCCGGTCGGGGACCGCACGAAGTGGGTCGAGCTGCACGGGCTGTCCGCGCACAACGTGACGGCCGACCTGGTCCGCTTCCCCGTGGGCCGGCTGACCTGTCTGACCGGGGTCAGCGGCAGCGGCAAGAGCAGTCTGCTCGGGGCGCTCGGAGCCGGGATGGAGGCGGCCCTGAACGGAACGGCGGCCGACACCGTCCGCCGGGTCACCGGAGGCGAGGGCTTCAACTGGGTCGCCGTGGTCGACCAGGAGCCGATCGGGCGGACCCCCCGGTCCAACCCGGCCACGTACAGCAAGGCCTTCGACATCGTCCGCAAGCTGTTCGCGGAGACGGACGAGGCGCGCAAGCGCGGCATCAAGTCCTCCTGGTTCTCCTTCAACACGGCGAACGGCGGACGCTGCGAGACGTGCACCGGGTACGGCCGCAAGCTGGTCAACATGCACTTCCTGCCGGACGTGTGGGTGGTCTGCGACGCCTGCGAGGGCCGCCGCTACACGCAGGAGGCACTGGAGATCACCTACGAGGGGCTGACCATCGACGGGGTGCTCGACCTGACCGTCGCCGAGGCCGTGGAACGTCTCACGGAACAGAAGCAGTTGGCGGAGACGCTGGAGGCCCTGGACCGGGTCGGTCTCGGCTATCTGCAACTCGGCCAGAACGCCACGGAACTCTCCGGCGGCGAGGCGCAGCGGCTGAAGCTGGCCTCGGCGATCCAGCGTGGCGCGGCAGGCCGCAAGGCCGGACTGGTCGTTCTGGACGAACCCGTCTCCGGGCTGCACCCCTCCGACATCCAGCGCATGGTGGACGCCTTCGACCTGCTGCTGGACTCGGGCAACACCGTGGTCGTCGCCGAGCACGACATCCCCGTCGCCGCCTCCGCGGACTGGGTGATCGACCTGGGGCCGGGCGCCGGCCCGGACGGCGGGGCGGTGGTCGCCGCGGGCACCCCGGAGCAGGTCGCCGCCGCCGACACGCCGACCGCGGGTTTCTTCCGCCGGTACGCGGCGGGCCTGCCGCTGCTGGGGGAGTCCGGCGACCGATCGGGTAACTGA
- a CDS encoding ACT domain-containing protein: MPGETDLRRLLIDMRPELNPGRFVFTTVADGVPPGVSPIVTVAEREGLTMVLSQEDAEAAGLGYDYVAGWLVLRVNSALDAVGLTAAVSRELAGAGVSCNVVAGFHHDHLFVPYEVADRAMALLEGLSRRSAAGRS, encoded by the coding sequence GTGCCTGGCGAGACTGACCTGCGACGACTTCTGATCGACATGCGGCCGGAGCTGAATCCGGGGCGCTTCGTGTTCACCACGGTGGCCGACGGCGTTCCCCCCGGGGTCTCGCCGATCGTCACGGTGGCCGAGCGCGAGGGCCTGACCATGGTGCTGAGCCAGGAGGACGCCGAGGCCGCCGGGCTGGGGTACGACTACGTGGCCGGCTGGCTGGTGCTCCGGGTGAACTCCGCTCTGGACGCGGTCGGGCTGACCGCCGCCGTGTCCCGCGAACTCGCCGGGGCCGGAGTCAGCTGCAACGTGGTGGCCGGGTTCCACCACGACCACCTCTTCGTGCCGTACGAGGTGGCCGACCGTGCGATGGCCCTGCTCGAAGGGCTCTCCCGTAGATCAGCGGCCGGCCGCTCGTAG
- a CDS encoding erythromycin esterase family protein: protein MTETMPQWIGRHTHRLTTLDPGAPLTDLLPLVDIVRDARVVAVGASTRQAHELSTLSHRVVRLLVEDLGFRSLALEGDDASRVGLDEYIGGGTGDPRALLAEARSLMLDEVRDQAALVSTVAWAADPSWDREAGEHREILRLALAGDSAGAALALHDHIASFVRRAFPEGDQI, encoded by the coding sequence ATGACCGAGACGATGCCCCAGTGGATCGGGCGTCACACCCACCGCCTCACCACGCTCGATCCCGGGGCTCCGTTGACCGATCTCCTGCCGCTGGTCGACATCGTGCGCGATGCCCGGGTGGTGGCCGTGGGCGCCTCGACCCGTCAGGCCCACGAGTTGTCCACGCTCTCGCACAGGGTTGTCCGGCTGCTGGTGGAGGATCTGGGATTCCGCTCACTCGCGCTGGAGGGGGACGACGCGTCCCGGGTCGGGCTCGACGAGTACATCGGAGGCGGTACAGGGGATCCACGGGCGCTGTTGGCCGAGGCCCGGTCCTTGATGCTCGACGAGGTACGCGACCAGGCCGCTCTCGTCTCCACCGTCGCCTGGGCCGCCGATCCGTCCTGGGACCGGGAGGCCGGCGAGCACCGGGAGATCCTGCGCCTCGCCCTGGCCGGAGACTCCGCCGGCGCCGCACTCGCCCTGCACGACCACATCGCCTCCTTCGTACGGCGGGCGTTCCCCGAAGGAGACCAGATATGA